The Desulfonatronospira thiodismutans ASO3-1 region GAGGCAGCGAAAACATGTCCGGTCTGGCCATGCTTACTCCTTCCCAGGGTCTGGAGGGGGTTAAGGAATTTGTCCTGCAAAGGGTTGCCGGGGCCGGTCCCAATCCATGTCCTCCGGGAATCATTGGAATCGGCATCGGGGGATCTTTTGACCAGGCACCCCTGCTGGCCAAAAAAGCTCTGTTCAGGCCCCTGGATGATATCCACCCGGAGCAGGAAGTGCGGGACCTGGAAGCAGAACTTTTCGAGGCTGTGAATGCCCTGGGGATAGGCCCCATGGGCATGGGAGGCAGAACCACATGCCTGGGGGTGAAGATCCAGGCCGCGCCATGCCACATTGCTTCTTTGCCTGTGGCGGTGAATATCCAGTGTCATGCAGCCAGGCACAAGGAGGTCAGCCTGTGAGTCGGGAGATCAAATTGAGTACACCCCTGCAGGAAGAGGATGTCTTACACCTGAGAACCGGGGACAAGGTTCTTTTAAGCGGGCATATCTATACCGCCAGGGATGCAGCCCACAAAAGGCTTTTACAGGATCTGGACCAGGGTATTGAGCCCCCCTTTAATCTCCAGGGGGCTGTTGTATATTATGTTGGCCCCACTCCGGCCCCTCCCGGGCGGGTGATCGGATCTGCCGGTCCCACCACCAGTTCCCGTATGGATGCCTACACACCTCGCATGCACCAGCTGGGGGTCAGGGCCACCATCGGCAAGGGCCGCAGGAGCCAGGAGGTAAGGAGGGTACTGCAGGAGCAAAAGGCAGTCTACCTGGGGGCCACCGGCGGGGCCGGGGCACTCTTGTCCAGGTGTATTACCGGTTCCCGGGTGCTGGCCTTCGAGGAACTGGGCACAGAAGCCATCCGGGAACTGGAGGTCCTGGATTTTCCCCTCCTGGTGGTCAATGATGCCTTTGGCGGGGAACTTTACGTCACCGCCGGGCAGTAAGCCTGCAAAATATTCAGGAAAAACCATGCTGGAAACAATCAAGGAAATAATACACCAAAACGACCTGGCGGTACTGGCCACTTCCCACGAAGACAGGCCCCACTGTTCACTTATGGCCTATGTGCCTGACAGTGACTGCACAAGGATCTACCTGCTCACCCTGAAAGATTCCAGAAAATTTGCCAATATCAGCCGCAATCCTTACGTGAGCCTTTTGGTGGATACCAGGGATCCCCATGAGCCCAGGAAAGACTACAAGGCCCTGACCATAAGCGGGACCTGTGCTCCAGCGGACACCACGGAGCAGGAAAAACTAAGGCAGGACATGGTGAAACAGCATCCACAGCTCAAGGAGCTTGCAGATAAACCGGACTGCGTGCTTTTAGTGGTAAATATAAATTCCTTTCTCTTGCTGGACGGGGTGTCTACGGCTCATTATATTGAACTCGATGATCAAACGGCCAGGTAAATGGATAAGGAGGGGGCGGGGTGGTTGCATGAGGAACCTTCCCTTTGTTTTCAAGTTTTAAGATGCGCCTGCAAAAAGTCGACAAATGAATAATTCAGGGTATCTGTTTAGCGCTTTTAAGGAAAGCAGGGGACAGGCACTCCGGGACCCACTTGAGCATCATTTTGTGCTTAAAATATCTCATTTTTTGGGACAAGTGGGTCCCGGAAGAGCCAGTCCCCATGCCACATGCAAAGCGCTAAACAGATACAATTCAGGAATCAACAATCCGCATAAGTCTTTGTTTTTAATGACCTCTGACCCCTGACTTCTGACGTCTGTGACTGCAAAAATGACTTTTTGCAGTCACATCGTTTAAGGGAGTATAAAGCATGAGCAGTGACAGCGTATTTCAGGAAGTCAAAGATTTTTACCGTATCATTCCCCTGCAGTCCCTGAGGCGTACTCCGGGAGTATTTTTTGACAATGTCCCCATGGAGTTCCTGCCCAGGATTGATGCCATAGACCGGGTTCTGCACCAGGGAGGGGCCGTCTCCCCCGGCCCTGTGGGGGATGTACAGCGCCCCTGGTATATGCATCCCCACCAGGATGACAATCTTATAGTCCTTTACGGCGTGCGGGATGTGGATATTTATATAAACGGCCACGGCATGACCAGTTTCAGGGTGACCCCGCATGAGATCATCCAGAACGGGGAGGTACTCTATGACGGCCCGGCCATGCTGGTCTGGCCCAGGTATGTATTTCACCGCATAACCAGCGGGGAAGAGGGGTCCGCCTCTTTGAATTTTGCGGTACATTATCAGGGGCTGGACATGCGCACCAATTTTAACATCTATGACCTGGATACAGAGACTGGAAGCTTCGAGGTGATCCGAGAGGGATTCAGGGACCAGTGAAATGCATGACTGCAGTAACCGGCTTTGAACCATGCGGTTTTTCTTGCCAAAGGCATAGAAGTGCTTAAATACCATACCAGTACAGGTGGAAATATTTTGTAATTTTTCCCGGCAAAAGCTTAAAAAAAGGGTAACCATTCAGGGGGTCCTCGGTGGTGACTCATGGCCGGTACCTGCCCCTGAATAGGCCAGGGGACTGTCCCCGCTGAGTAATGACTGTGCAGCTTCATTTGATTTCGCGCCTGTACTTTTTGTATTCGTGAAGGAAAAGTGTCGCGGGGACTGTCCCCATGGCCGGTACCTGCCCCCTGAATGGTTACAAAAAAGGAGATGCAGATGGATATTTCAAAGGCCATAGCAGAGCTTAAGAAAGAAGAAGGTTTTACGGAAAACGTAGGCATGGTGCTTGTTCACAACGGGGTTGTGCGGGCCTGGTCCAGAAAGGACCGTTCCCTGGTGAAAAAAATTGAGGTTACTCCTGATCATGACAGGGTCGAGGCCATCAGGCAGCGTTACGAAAAAAGCCAGGGGATTTTCAGGATAGTGGTCCAGGCCAACTCAGGTATCCTGGAGCCTGGAGATGACTTGCTTTTTATAATAGTGGCCGGGGATATACGTGAAAACGTCAAGCCGGTACTTTCGGATATACTCGATGAAATCAAAAAAGAAGCCATATCCAAAAAAGAGATGTCCTGATGCCCTGTGTGCCCTCCAGGGCTTGAATCTTTCTGTTTAAAAATCCGGGAAGCTGATCCAAACTGTTTCTTGCCATTTGGCCCGCACTATGTTTAGGTGTAATTATTGAAATTGAGTTTTTGGAGGAAATGAATGGATTTTCCAGAATTAAGATTTAAAGACCTGGTAGCCAGGGTGCCCATTATCCAGGGGGGTATGGGAGTAGGCATCTCTTTATCCGGACTGTCTTCGGCCGTTGCCAGTCAGGGTGGAATCGGGGTTATTTCAGCGGCCATGATCGGCATGAATGAACCTGATATTGCTAAAAAACCTGAAGAGGCCAACATAAGGGCCCTGCAAAAAGAGATAAGAAAGGCCAGGGAAAACTCTTCCGGTATCCTGGGCGTGAATATAATGGTGGCCCTGAGTAATTTCGCCGAACTGGTGAAAACCTCCATCAAGGAGGGGGTGGACATTATCTTCGCCGGGGCCGGTCTGCCTTTTGACCTGCCCCAGTATCAGACTCCTGAATCCAGGACAAAGCTGGTGCCCATAATTTCTTCGGCCCGGGCGGCCAGGATCATGTGTAAAAAATGGCTTTCGCGCTTTAATTACCTCCCGGACGGCCTCGTGGTAGAAGGCCCACTGGCAGGGGGGCATCTGGGCTTTAAGAAGGAACAGCTGGATCTACCGGAGTTTAAGCTGGAAAACCTGGTACAGGAGGTTGTGGCGGAAGTCAGGCCCTTTGAGGAGGAGCACGGCCAGACCATCCCTGTTATTGCTGCCGGGGGGATATATTCCGGAGAGGATATCTGCCGGTTCCTGCGCCTTGGAGCATCGGGGGTGCAGCTTGGGACCCGTTTCGTGGCTACCCATGAGTGCGACGCGGACATGGCCTTCAAGCAGTCCTTTATTGACTGCACTGAAGAAGACCTGATGATAATCAAGAGTCCCGTGGGCATGCCCGGCAGGGCCGTACGCAACGAGTTTCTTGAAGATGTAGAGCAGGGCGGCAGACAGCCCTTCAAGTGCGTCTATCATTGCATAGTCACTTGCGACTACAAGAAAACCCCCTACTGCATAGCCTCTGCTCTGGCCAATGCCAAAAAGGGAAAGCTGCACCGGGGATTTGCTTTTGCGGGCCAGACCGCTCACAGAATCAAGGAACTTACTTCCGTTGAGGAACTTATTAATTCTTTACGCCGGGAATACGTGGAGGCCTGCTCATAAGTTTACCTGAGCAGGCCTTTACGGCTATGATTTATTCCCCGGCCAGCACTTCTATTTCTGCTTCCTGAATAGTGTTGCCGCGATACTTGACCAGGGGCTTGAAGACTCTGGAAACCACCTGCTCTCCGGGGAGCAGTTCATGAGTCAGAACGAATTCCACCCTGGCCTCCATGTCCTCCTTGTACTGCCTGCCCTCCAGGTCCACTATTTCATACCCCTTTTCCTTCAGCGCCTTGTAGGACCTGGACAAAGAGGACTTGATATCCCTGGTGGTTTCATCTTCAGGCAGTTTCCTGGAACGCTTTACCAGTTTGTACAGTTCATCGGCAAGGCTCAGGGCAAGAGCATGATCAATTTCCTGCTGCCCCGGATCACCCTGCGTCCCGTCCTGCTGCTGCCCCGGTTGGGGCATGACCAGAGAAAGGCTTTCCAGGAGTTCAGCCAGTTTTGAGTCCTGCAGGGCCTGCTGTTCCTGAAATTCATTTCGAAGTTCCTGGCTTGTTTCTTCTACCAGTTTCTGCAGTTTTCTGCGTCCACGCCTGGCACCTATCGCCCCTGCCAGCCCGGTGAGACCAAGAAGCAAAGCAAGGGCCGCCGCTCCTGCAGTGTAGAGTATACGTTCATCCATCGCGTCTTCCAGGTCCCTAAGCCCGGCATCTGTCTCCTGCAGCCGGTCTGCAAGGCCCTGGTCCGTATATTCAATTTCCCGGGACAATTGTGAAATCTTATCCCTGAGCTCGGTCTCAATCCCTTCAACCGTTTCCTGCTGATTTTTCAGATTCTGCTCCAATTCCGATGAGATGCGCTCTGCCTGGGACTCTAATTCGGATCTCAGCTCGGATTCCTTCTGCTGCAGGGCTTTTTCAAAATCAGCCAGGCTTTCTTGAAGCTCTCCCAGCTCTCCAATGCGCTCCAACTGTTTTGAATATTCGGCATCGATTCCCGAAAGCTTTTTAGACAGCTCCTCAAGCCTTGAATCCACTTGTTCATGGGAGACTTCCATGCCTTGTACTGCCTGCTGCAGGCTGTCTTTGATCTCCCGCAGTTCCTCCAGAGAGCTTTCCGCCTTTTCCAGGCGGTCCTGCAGCTGCTTTATTGAAGCTTCATGCTCCTCAAGGCCGGTTTCAACCTCATGGATATCCTGACGGTGTATATCCAGGTATTCTCTGAACAGACTCTGGTCACGGCTTATCTGCTCTTCCAGCTCGGAGAACTTGCGGGAGAGCTCACGCTCCAGTGCATGCAGTTCGTCTTCCAGCTGCATTACCCGGGTGGACTCTTGGTCCATGAGGGCGTCCTGCGAGTCCGCAGGTGAACCGTTCAGCTCTTCAGCCCCTGCTTCCTGGTTAGTTGCATGCTGGGAGGCAAAAAAGAGCAGGGTGCACATTAAAAACGGCAAAATTGCAATAAAAAACAGATGTTTTTTCATGTCTGCTGAACCTTATTATTATCTTAATATTCTGGTAACTAACTCATTGTCGGGATAAGAGTATACTCAAGGGTTGCTGCTTGAGGCTTAGACTGTCAAGCTCAATCAGGCTGTGAGTAACAGCAGTATGCTTTACTCCCCTGCCCCCGGGGCAGAGTTGTCCTGAATGATTTGAGCTTAAATCTTTAGTTCTTCATGTGCAAATGACTTTTTGACCACAAAGCTTACTTTTAATCAGGCTCAAAGTTCAGGACAAAAAAACATTGCTATTTTCTGTTCAGGCAGTTAATTTATCCGGCTGTTTTATCAATATTTTAAAAACTGGATGAACCAAGACATGAAAGAAATCAGGCAGAATGATTCCATCCGGAATATCGCCATTATAGCCCACGTGGACCACGGCAAGACCACCCTGGTGGACGGGATGTTCAGGCAAAGCGGGGTGTTCAGACAGGGACTGGAGGTGGAGGAAAGGATAATGGACTCCATGGACCTGGAGCGGGAAAGAGGCATCACCATCTCGGCCAAGAACTGCGCGGTTATGTGGAAGGGGGTCAAGATAAACATCATCGACACCCCGGGCCACGCCGATTTCGGGGGAGAAGTGGAGCGCTCCCTGTCCATGGCTGACGGCGCGGTGCTTCTGGTGGATGCTTCGGAAGGCCCTCTGCCACAGACCAGGTTTGTTTTGAAAAAGACCCTGGAGGCCGGACTGAAGATCATCGTGGCCATCAACAAGATCGACCGCAAGGACGCCCGCCCTGCCGAGGTCCTGGATGAAATCTACGACCTTTTCATCGATCTTGACGCTGGTGAAGAACAGCTGGATTTTCCTGTAATTTACTGTATGGCCCTGGACGGCATAGCCAGAAAAGATTTTCATGAAGACTCGGACAACCTGGATATTTTATTTGATACTATCCTGGATTTTATTCCGCCTCCATCTTTTGAACCGGACAAGCCGTTTCAGATGCTGGTGTCCGATCTGGGGTACTCGGATTACGTGGGGAGGCTTGCCGTGGGCAGGGTGTTCAACGGCAGGGCCAGGCAGAGCGATCAACTGGTTCGCCTGGGACCGGAAGGCAGCCAGGACATGTTGCGGGTGACCAAACTGCAGACCTATGCCGGGCAGGAACTGGTGGAAATAAGCGAGATACAGGCCGGGGACATAGCCGTTATATCCGGTATTGAAGAGGTGCATATCGGAGATACCATATGCACCCGGGATAACCCCATGGCCATGCAGAGAATCACCGTGGACGAACCTACTGTGTCCATGAAATTTTCCATCAATACCTCCCCCATGGCCGGTAAAGAGGGCAAATATGTCCAGTCCAGCAAGATCTGGGAGCGTTTGCAAAAAGAGACTCTGAGCAACGTGGCCATCCAGGTGGAAAAGACACGGGACAAGGACAGCTTTGTGGTCAAGGGCAGGGGTGAGTTCCAGATGGCCATCCTTATTGAGACCATGCGCAGGGAAGGATTCGAACTAAGCGTGGGCCGGCCTCAGGTCATAATCAGATACCAGGGGGATAAAAAGCTGGAGCCCATGGAGCACCTTTTCATAGACTGCGACGAGGCCTTCATGGGGGTGGTCACGGAAAAGCTGTCCCTGCGCAAGGGACGCATGACCAACCTGGTCAATCACGATACCGGGCGGATACGAATAGAGTTTACCGTACCCTCCAGGGGGCTCATCGGCTACCGGGACGAGTTCCTGACGGACACCAAGGGCACCGGCATAATGAATTCCTATTTTACCGGATACCAGGAATACCGCGGGGATTTTCCCAGCAGGTTCATGGGGTCCCTGGTGGCGGACCGGCCGGGTACAGCAGTGCCTTATGCCCTGTCCAATCTCAAGGCCAGGGGCAACCTGTTCATTACACCAGGCACCCAGGTTTACGAAGGCATGGTGGTGGGGGAACACAACCGCGAGCATGATTTAAACGTCAATGTATGCAAGGAAAAAAAGCTGTCCAATGTCCGGGCCGCCGGCAAGGACGATGCCATTGTCCTGCCCCCGGTACTGCCCATGACCCTGGAGCGGGCCCTGCATTTCATCCGCGAGGACGAACTGGTGGAAGTCACTCCCGTATCCATCCGCCTGCGAAAGACCATTCTTTCGGCTTCACAGAGACACAGTGCCCGGCCAAAAGATTAATCCCGGAGTTTTTCCAGGCTGCACATGAAGCTTCGATTGGAAGGGGTGCTGGTGACAGGGTCCCGGTGATGGTCATCTGTCAGCAGGTTTAAATTATAATCCTGATGCACCTCTCCCCAGCCCCAGGCGATAATTACGTGGCCTGGGCGTACCCTGTCCGTGACCCCGGCCTGCATTTTTATGCTTCCCCTGGGGGTATGCACCCGGACCATCTCCCCGGCTGTGATGCCCAGACTGCCGGCATCCTGCTCATGCAGGTCCACAGTTGGTTTTTCCCCGGTCTTTAAAAGCTTGTCCACATGGTGAAACTGGGTGTGCGTAAAACGGTTTTCCCGTTCTCCGCTCATGCCCACCAGAGCATGACCTGCATGGCTGGAGAAGCTGATGGGGTTCTCCCGGCGTCCATGCTGGTAGGGTACCGGGTCATGTCCGTTTTGCTCCAGCCTGTCAGAGAAAAACTCCACTTTGCCCGAGGGCGTGTTGAATCCCTTTGAGCGGTATTTTTCAAAGACCTGTTCCCCGTCGCGGATGCCTTGAGGTGAGTTTCTAAGCTCCTCTACAGTGATGCCGCTTGGTTCAAGCTGAAAATCTATGGCCTCCTGTACATCTTCCCAGGGAAATTCTTTTTTCAGGCCCAGTTTTTCAGCCAGCGCAAATATTATCTTCCAGTCCGGCCGGGTCCCGGGGAGAGGTTCTATGGCCCGGTCCTGCAGGATGACCGGGCTGGTACGAAGGGATGCCCGGTTTAGCTGGGTCTTTTCAAAACACATGCTTGCCGGCAGGATAACGTTGGCAAGCTCCGCCGTGCGGGTGAAAAAAGGATCTATAACCACCATGAAGTCCAGGCTTTCAAAGGCCTTTTGTACTCTGGTGGAGTCAGCCATGGTTGCAAGGGGATTGCCGGACTGGACCACCACCATGTTTACAGGGTAGGGTGTCTGGTCCAGCATGGCGTCCACCAGGCAGGACTGGGCATGCAGTCCCCAGTTGGGGTGGAAGCTGCCAAACAGACTGTAGTCCCTGGTGACCGGATAAGTATCCGGGGAAAGCCTGTCCCGCAGCTGGATATTGTGTACCCTGGGGGGCTGGGGGATGATATCCCCGCCGGCAATGTCCAGGTTGCCGGTTATGGCCCGCAGCATGGCCACCGCCCGGGTGGCCTGAAAAGTATGCAGCTGCATGTCCAGGCCGTTGCCGTCCACGATGCAGGCAGGGGAAGAGCGGGCATACATGCGGGCCGCCTTTATAATGTCCCGGGCATCCAGTCCGGCAAAGGGGGCTACCTCGTGCGGGGGATAATTCTGTACTGCCCGGGCCAGTGCATCAAAGCCCAGGGTATAGTCGCGGATGAAGTTCTTATTGTGCAGATCACTGTTGATGATCTCGTGCATCATGGCCATGGCCAGCATACCGTCGTGGGCCGGTTTGACCTGCAGGTGGATATCCGCCATGGCCGCCGCCGGAGTGCGCACTGGGTCCACTACTATGAGTCCGGCCCCGTTTTGGCGGGCATGCAGCAGGGCTTCGAAGGCCCCGGGCATGGTGTTGCGGTCGTTTTTGCCCCAGACCAGGACACAGCTGGAATCCTTGATGCCGGGCATGGTCATGGCCCCGTAGGTGTAAAAGTGAGCCATTTCCCGGGCCACGTGGCAGACCGAGCCATTGCCTATGCTGTTGGGAGAACCAAAGGCGTTCATGAGCCTCTGGGCGTAATCCCAGGGTGCCCCCCAGTCAGCTGCCATGCCCCTGAGCCAGGCAATGCTTTCCGGGCCTGAAACATCCCGGTGCTGCAAAAATTTTGAGGCCACCAGGTCCAGGGCCTCGTCCCAGCCGGCATCCCGGAACCTTGCCGCTCCCTTTTTTCCTTCGCGGATAAGAGGGGAGCTCAAACGTTTTCTGGAATATACTATCTCCGGGGCCCGCATGAGCCTGGGGCAGTTAATCCTTTCGGCAGGGGGAAGAAAGGATTTCCTTTGGGCCGAAATCAGCCTGCCGGATTCCACCCGGGCCTCCACCGGGCAACAGGCGGAACAGAAACGGCATACGGTATGTATTATCATTTTTTTGCTCTGTAATTTTTTACCTTAATGATATGACCTCCAGTGGTCCGGAAATTCGGCAAACAGGACGTAAAAACTCGCTTCAAGGAAGCGTAAATTAAAACCTCTTCAAGTTTTTTCAACCATAAAAGCTTCAATTATATTATGCTTTGAATCAAGTTGAGTGTTTAACGGTTTTGATTAACGCTTCCTACGTCGCTCAGATCCCGCACTTACTTTCTGGTAAATCTTGCTTTAAAAGTTGGTCAGACTTAAGAAAGTAAGTGCGGGACCCTGTTTGCCGAACCTCCGGCCTCTGGCTTTTCGTCCGCAGGTGCTGAATAGTCACTTTTCTCTTTTTGTAACTCACAAGCCTGAACAGTCATCACCTGAAAGCCTTGACGTAGCAGCTGCGGATAAGTTCGTAGTGATTGCGGTGGGTGCGGATTTTCCACCAGACGTGACCTTTTTTTTCGATATTCCATCCCGGTCCGGGATTGTCCCGGGGACGTTCAAGCCATTTTGCAATGTTATCCAGTCCGTAGCCGGCAAAGTCTCCCTCGGGCTTGCCTCCCAGCCAGTATTGCCGGTCAGCGCTCTGCTCGGACCAGGAAAAGGGGTCTGAGAGCAGGAACTGGGCCTTTTTCCTGTGGGCCAGCCTCCCGGCTTCCTGCAGGTGCTTCAGGGGCAGGGGCAATTTATCTACCATATTCAGGGAGGCCAGGGCGGAAAAAGTGCCCGTGGCGAAAGGCAGGGCCATGGCGTCGGCCACTATGAACTCAATGTTTCTGGTCTGCCATTCATCCGGCAGGGTCAGTGTCTCTTTCCGGGACAAAATACCCTCCTGAACAAGCTCAAATTGCACCTGTCTCCGGGTCATGAGTTCCCTGGCCGCCCGGATAAAGGCCACGGAATTATCTATGCCCAGGGCAAAATCAAACCTGGAGGCCATGTCAAAGGTAAATCTGCCCACGGCTGAGCCCATATCCAGGCAGCCCCCGGTATCCGCGTGCATTTGCTCTGCCCAGTCCTTGTAGGCGCTGCTGCCCTCGGGGTCTTCAAGCAGGTCGCAGTAGTGACTCCAGAGATAGGATGAGACCACGGAAGAGTTTTCATATTTTGATCCGGAATCTTTAATCGTGTCCTGCTGCGGGTGTACCATGGCGATGCCTTCCCGTATGGGATATTCTTTCAGGCATTCCGGGCAGTTGAGGGTTCCTTCTAAAACATCGTCATCTTCCTGAGAGTCTGCTTTGAGCTGCAACCCCTTTTCCAGGGGCAGGCAGGCCGGGCAGATCAATATTGAAGTAAGCCAGGTTTTCATGAAATTCCAATGGTTGGTTTTTGCCGTGCAGTCTGCTTATGGCAAAGGTTAAAAATTAAATATGAGTGTGTGCCACTCAGGCCTGATATCCATCTTCAAATTGGTTCCGGAAGACCCAGCCCCTTTGAGGCATAAATAAGTATCGCAGAGATAAGCAGTATTATAAAAAAATGTAAGAAGCAACAGGAATCATACCTGTTGTGATCAACTGTCCTGTACGTGACTGTTTTTATCCGGAATTATTTGAACTTGAGGTTCAGTTTAAAAGATATTAAAGGTTGAATGGTTATTTGTCCTCTCAAGGAATGTCTTCTGGAACTCTTTTTTTTATAATCTCTGTCACGTAACCATTCATGGGGTGCCTAAATCACGCCTCTGGCGTGACCGGGGACAGTCCCGTACTTATTTTTTCCAACGCTCACACCTAAGGCGGGCTTTGCCCGCAACCCAATAAAGAAAAGAACTTTTTTGACAGGATTAACCACGCCAAAGACGCGTGGCAGGCATAGATTAAGAGATTGATGAAGAGAAAATCATCTTTGTCCTGGCCGGAAGCCAGGCCAAAAGGTTATCACTCCAGCACTCACTTTTTTCCGGCACTCATAAATGTCGGAAGAAAGTGAGTGCTGGATGGTTAATGCAATCTGCGGCTTCCGGCTTGCCCTGTGAAATTCCGAAGGACAGCGCAGCTGATTTCACCGGGGCCGCAGATTGCTTATCCTGTCAATCCTGTTAATCCTGTCCAAATTTCTTGTTTTTTATGACAAGGTTTCAGCAGTAAGCCACTGTCTAAATTGTTTATCATAAAAAAATAAGTGCGGGACAGTCCCCAGACCTTGTGCCATGAACTACCACTGAGGAGCCCCGGAATGGTAACTGTCTCCTGAGGCTGCCGGTTCCAGACTTTTTAAAAAAAGTTGACAAAGTTGATTTATAATAATAGTTACTGTTCGCGGAAGAGAATTAAAAAAGGAGGTTATTTATGGCTGAAGAATTACCGGCCGGATGCGCCCGGCCAACAGGCGGCCCGGTTGGAGAAGAGCCCTCGGAAGAAAATGC contains the following coding sequences:
- a CDS encoding FumA C-terminus/TtdB family hydratase beta subunit gives rise to the protein MSREIKLSTPLQEEDVLHLRTGDKVLLSGHIYTARDAAHKRLLQDLDQGIEPPFNLQGAVVYYVGPTPAPPGRVIGSAGPTTSSRMDAYTPRMHQLGVRATIGKGRRSQEVRRVLQEQKAVYLGATGGAGALLSRCITGSRVLAFEELGTEAIRELEVLDFPLLVVNDAFGGELYVTAGQ
- a CDS encoding pyridoxamine 5'-phosphate oxidase family protein, producing MLETIKEIIHQNDLAVLATSHEDRPHCSLMAYVPDSDCTRIYLLTLKDSRKFANISRNPYVSLLVDTRDPHEPRKDYKALTISGTCAPADTTEQEKLRQDMVKQHPQLKELADKPDCVLLVVNINSFLLLDGVSTAHYIELDDQTAR
- a CDS encoding molybdenum cofactor biosynthesis protein MoaE; this translates as MDISKAIAELKKEEGFTENVGMVLVHNGVVRAWSRKDRSLVKKIEVTPDHDRVEAIRQRYEKSQGIFRIVVQANSGILEPGDDLLFIIVAGDIRENVKPVLSDILDEIKKEAISKKEMS
- a CDS encoding NAD(P)H-dependent flavin oxidoreductase, with protein sequence MDFPELRFKDLVARVPIIQGGMGVGISLSGLSSAVASQGGIGVISAAMIGMNEPDIAKKPEEANIRALQKEIRKARENSSGILGVNIMVALSNFAELVKTSIKEGVDIIFAGAGLPFDLPQYQTPESRTKLVPIISSARAARIMCKKWLSRFNYLPDGLVVEGPLAGGHLGFKKEQLDLPEFKLENLVQEVVAEVRPFEEEHGQTIPVIAAGGIYSGEDICRFLRLGASGVQLGTRFVATHECDADMAFKQSFIDCTEEDLMIIKSPVGMPGRAVRNEFLEDVEQGGRQPFKCVYHCIVTCDYKKTPYCIASALANAKKGKLHRGFAFAGQTAHRIKELTSVEELINSLRREYVEACS
- the typA gene encoding translational GTPase TypA, producing MKEIRQNDSIRNIAIIAHVDHGKTTLVDGMFRQSGVFRQGLEVEERIMDSMDLERERGITISAKNCAVMWKGVKINIIDTPGHADFGGEVERSLSMADGAVLLVDASEGPLPQTRFVLKKTLEAGLKIIVAINKIDRKDARPAEVLDEIYDLFIDLDAGEEQLDFPVIYCMALDGIARKDFHEDSDNLDILFDTILDFIPPPSFEPDKPFQMLVSDLGYSDYVGRLAVGRVFNGRARQSDQLVRLGPEGSQDMLRVTKLQTYAGQELVEISEIQAGDIAVISGIEEVHIGDTICTRDNPMAMQRITVDEPTVSMKFSINTSPMAGKEGKYVQSSKIWERLQKETLSNVAIQVEKTRDKDSFVVKGRGEFQMAILIETMRREGFELSVGRPQVIIRYQGDKKLEPMEHLFIDCDEAFMGVVTEKLSLRKGRMTNLVNHDTGRIRIEFTVPSRGLIGYRDEFLTDTKGTGIMNSYFTGYQEYRGDFPSRFMGSLVADRPGTAVPYALSNLKARGNLFITPGTQVYEGMVVGEHNREHDLNVNVCKEKKLSNVRAAGKDDAIVLPPVLPMTLERALHFIREDELVEVTPVSIRLRKTILSASQRHSARPKD
- a CDS encoding molybdopterin-containing oxidoreductase family protein: MIIHTVCRFCSACCPVEARVESGRLISAQRKSFLPPAERINCPRLMRAPEIVYSRKRLSSPLIREGKKGAARFRDAGWDEALDLVASKFLQHRDVSGPESIAWLRGMAADWGAPWDYAQRLMNAFGSPNSIGNGSVCHVAREMAHFYTYGAMTMPGIKDSSCVLVWGKNDRNTMPGAFEALLHARQNGAGLIVVDPVRTPAAAMADIHLQVKPAHDGMLAMAMMHEIINSDLHNKNFIRDYTLGFDALARAVQNYPPHEVAPFAGLDARDIIKAARMYARSSPACIVDGNGLDMQLHTFQATRAVAMLRAITGNLDIAGGDIIPQPPRVHNIQLRDRLSPDTYPVTRDYSLFGSFHPNWGLHAQSCLVDAMLDQTPYPVNMVVVQSGNPLATMADSTRVQKAFESLDFMVVIDPFFTRTAELANVILPASMCFEKTQLNRASLRTSPVILQDRAIEPLPGTRPDWKIIFALAEKLGLKKEFPWEDVQEAIDFQLEPSGITVEELRNSPQGIRDGEQVFEKYRSKGFNTPSGKVEFFSDRLEQNGHDPVPYQHGRRENPISFSSHAGHALVGMSGERENRFTHTQFHHVDKLLKTGEKPTVDLHEQDAGSLGITAGEMVRVHTPRGSIKMQAGVTDRVRPGHVIIAWGWGEVHQDYNLNLLTDDHHRDPVTSTPSNRSFMCSLEKLRD
- a CDS encoding methyltransferase domain-containing protein, translated to MKTWLTSILICPACLPLEKGLQLKADSQEDDDVLEGTLNCPECLKEYPIREGIAMVHPQQDTIKDSGSKYENSSVVSSYLWSHYCDLLEDPEGSSAYKDWAEQMHADTGGCLDMGSAVGRFTFDMASRFDFALGIDNSVAFIRAARELMTRRQVQFELVQEGILSRKETLTLPDEWQTRNIEFIVADAMALPFATGTFSALASLNMVDKLPLPLKHLQEAGRLAHRKKAQFLLSDPFSWSEQSADRQYWLGGKPEGDFAGYGLDNIAKWLERPRDNPGPGWNIEKKGHVWWKIRTHRNHYELIRSCYVKAFR